A window of Actinomadura viridis genomic DNA:
CTGGCGAACCATCGGCAGAACCCGACGCAGAAGCTCGTGGTGTCCTATCTGGTCCCCACGAGGCACGACTGGGTGCAGGAATGCCTGCGGCTGCACGAGTCATCGAGCCATGCCACGAGGCTGTTGTGGTGTGCGGTCGGGGCCGCAGATCAGATCGCGAATCTCGATCTGCACCCTCCCTACGAGCCCTGGGAGCGCGACTTGGGGTTCCTGCCGGGGATGGTCGCCACGATGATCGAGGGCGTCGGCCCGGCCATCGCGCCCATCCTGGCGAATGGCCTGGACGCCGAATCCGAGGTGAAGGCCCGCAAGCCGTACATCGACGGGCTCGCCGTGCTCCCCACCGACGAGGCGTTCGGGCTCGTGGTCGATCGGTTCGACCAGGCCGATGTCCGGTCCGTCCTGGCGACGATGTTGGAGCGCTTCCCCAGGCGTGCGCTGCGCCTGCTGGCGCCGCTCGCCGTGGGCGACACCAAGCGGGCCCGGTCGGTGGCCGTCCTGCTCGGTGAGCATCTACGCACCTGGCCCGAGCTGGATACCGCAGACCTGCCCGTCCAGGTCCGCTCGGCCATCGACGCGACGGGACGCGCCAGGGTGCCCGAGGCCGCCTTGAGCGATCTGCCCAAGGCATTGGCCTCCGGGCCTGCGCAGGACCCGTCGGCCTGGGCGGCGCCTGCGTTCCTGCCACAACTGCTGCTGCGCGGCCGTGATCGGGCCCTGCCGGCGGAGGCGACCGCCCGGCTACTCGGCGCGCTGTCCAAGACGGGCCCGCGCCGCGCACCGGCCGCGCCGTTCCGGACCGCGCTGGAAGCGTGCGACCCCGGCTCGCTGGCCGAGTGGGGCTGGGCGCTTTTCGACCGATGGCGGAACTCCACCGAAGTGGAGGACAACGGCTGGCCGCTGTCCCAGCTCCGCTGGACCGGTGACGCGGAAACGGCGCGCCGGCTCGGCGCCATGGCCCGGGCCGCGACCTTCTACGAGGGCTACAGACAGGCACTGAACGCGCTGGCCGTGCTGGCCTCGATGGGTTCGGACGTCGCGCTGATGCAGCTGAGCATGGTCACCGCAAAGGCCAAGGCCAAGGGCGTCAAGAAGCGGGCGCGCAAACTGCTCGACCAGCTCGCCCGGGAGCGCGGTCTGACGTCGGAACAGCTCGCCGACCGTCTCGTCCCCGACTTCGGGCTGGACGGCGACGGCGGCATGACCCTCGACTACGGGCCGCGCCGCTTCCAGGTGGGCTTCGACGAGCAGCTCGCACCCCAGGTGTTCGACGAGAACGGCAAGCTGCGCAAAAGCCTCCCCAAGCCAGGCGCCAAGGACGACCCCGAACTCGCACCCGCCGCCCACCGCGCGTTCACCGGGTTGAAGAAGGACGTCCGCGCGCTGGCCGGCGAGCAGATCCGGCGCATGGAGGGTGCCATGGTGCAAGGGCGCCACTGGGACATCGGCGAATTTCACCAGCTCCTCGTCCACCACCCGCTCATGTGGCACATCACGCGACGGCTGGTCTGGTCACACAACGACGACGGCGACGGCGGCGGCGCGACCACGGTGTTCCGGCTCGCCGAGGATCGCACCCCGGCCGGCCGTGACGACGAGGCCCTGACACTCTCGGCGTCCGGAACCGTGCGGATCGCCCATCCGGTGCACCTGGGCGACGACCTGGAGACCTGGGCCGGCACGTTCGCCGACTACGAGATCCTGCAGCCGTTCCCGCAGCTCGGCCGTCCCACCTACGCCTTCGGCGAAGACGAGCGCGACGCCCGTGAGCTGAAACGGTTCGCAGGGCGCACCATCCCGCCGGGCAAGGCGCTGGGTCTGGAACGCCAGGGCTGGGTCCGCGCCGCCGCG
This region includes:
- a CDS encoding DUF4132 domain-containing protein; protein product: MSDRLPDEDALVIPESWRAEILPRRGGVAPAGEVVLDPSARERLRQRLDAVRPDIERVLGALTHGASRDVDAELLMAAWAYLQGKPDPKGAAAIAQIEAAVILGGARSLTSRDVWIDAWVVEHGLAFAARASAEVDQVTAMRRTSDRYQLQYGRNRDFYGDRADWALGAPGRRMRALLATACEDDYAEAVESLANHRQNPTQKLVVSYLVPTRHDWVQECLRLHESSSHATRLLWCAVGAADQIANLDLHPPYEPWERDLGFLPGMVATMIEGVGPAIAPILANGLDAESEVKARKPYIDGLAVLPTDEAFGLVVDRFDQADVRSVLATMLERFPRRALRLLAPLAVGDTKRARSVAVLLGEHLRTWPELDTADLPVQVRSAIDATGRARVPEAALSDLPKALASGPAQDPSAWAAPAFLPQLLLRGRDRALPAEATARLLGALSKTGPRRAPAAPFRTALEACDPGSLAEWGWALFDRWRNSTEVEDNGWPLSQLRWTGDAETARRLGAMARAATFYEGYRQALNALAVLASMGSDVALMQLSMVTAKAKAKGVKKRARKLLDQLARERGLTSEQLADRLVPDFGLDGDGGMTLDYGPRRFQVGFDEQLAPQVFDENGKLRKSLPKPGAKDDPELAPAAHRAFTGLKKDVRALAGEQIRRMEGAMVQGRHWDIGEFHQLLVHHPLMWHITRRLVWSHNDDGDGGGATTVFRLAEDRTPAGRDDEALTLSASGTVRIAHPVHLGDDLETWAGTFADYEILQPFPQLGRPTYAFGEDERDARELKRFAGRTIPPGKALGLERQGWVRAAAQDGGMQPGLTFTVPQGPTLTIELSPGIPAWNPGHTETQTLMAVRIKGATFGDLDAVTASELLLTLHAIAEP